One region of Microbacterium sufflavum genomic DNA includes:
- a CDS encoding peptidase, which translates to MSVTIDWLAFFQVFAAALIGAAAIVTFYALGLRLLVRSGRAPVVSPAEFTDAITVISEKELKRAAKQAAKAAKKSPLTEGQKTLALVGAYACFVLCGAAVIGGILLLVLGH; encoded by the coding sequence ATGAGCGTCACGATCGACTGGCTCGCGTTCTTCCAGGTGTTCGCCGCCGCCCTCATCGGCGCTGCTGCCATCGTCACCTTCTACGCGCTGGGACTGCGGCTCCTGGTCCGCAGCGGCCGGGCCCCCGTCGTGAGCCCCGCCGAGTTCACCGACGCGATCACCGTGATCTCCGAGAAGGAACTCAAGCGCGCGGCCAAGCAGGCGGCCAAGGCGGCGAAGAAGAGCCCGCTCACCGAGGGACAGAAGACTCTCGCGCTCGTGGGTGCCTACGCGTGCTTCGTGCTGTGCGGTGCGGCGGTCATCGGCGGCATCCTCCTCCTCGTCCTCGGACACTGA
- a CDS encoding phosphodiesterase, translating into MSAAPGTPYVFGRHDPASHVLIHVSDPHFLAGGALLGGSYDVQASFDRTLAAIRAVHPAPAAIVVTGDLADLGEPDAYRRLRAALEPVAADRGTPIVWVAGNHDERPALRRELLDREPTEEPVTGVWELDGLRLIALDTSVPGWHHGDLDPGQLEWLAGLLAEPAPHGTLLAMHHPPLPSHLPLFDILELRHQDELAEVIRGTDVRGILAGHLHYSSHGVFAGVPVSVASATCYTMNVARPAPDVNGMDAAQSFQLVHVYPDTITHTVVPVVDAPTGDFFSSEWLERMAALTPEQRLDAFSRKPPRRPA; encoded by the coding sequence ATGTCCGCGGCACCCGGAACCCCGTACGTCTTCGGCAGGCACGACCCGGCCTCCCACGTCCTGATCCACGTGAGCGACCCGCACTTCCTCGCGGGAGGGGCACTGCTCGGCGGGAGCTACGACGTGCAGGCCTCGTTCGACCGCACCCTCGCGGCGATCCGCGCCGTGCATCCGGCGCCTGCAGCCATCGTGGTCACGGGCGACCTCGCAGACCTCGGTGAGCCCGACGCGTACCGGCGACTGCGAGCCGCGCTCGAGCCGGTCGCCGCGGACCGGGGCACACCGATCGTGTGGGTCGCGGGCAACCACGACGAACGCCCCGCGCTGCGCCGTGAGCTTCTCGACCGGGAGCCGACGGAGGAGCCGGTGACGGGCGTGTGGGAGCTGGACGGACTGCGGCTCATCGCGCTCGACACGAGTGTCCCCGGATGGCACCACGGAGACCTCGACCCCGGTCAGCTCGAGTGGCTGGCCGGACTGCTCGCGGAGCCGGCGCCGCACGGCACGCTGCTGGCGATGCACCACCCGCCGCTGCCGAGCCACCTGCCGCTGTTCGACATCCTCGAGCTGCGCCACCAGGACGAGCTCGCGGAGGTGATCCGCGGCACCGACGTGCGGGGGATCCTCGCGGGACACCTGCACTACTCCTCGCACGGGGTGTTCGCCGGCGTCCCGGTGAGCGTGGCCTCGGCGACCTGCTACACGATGAACGTCGCCCGGCCGGCACCCGACGTGAACGGCATGGACGCGGCGCAGTCGTTCCAGCTCGTGCATGTGTATCCCGACACGATCACCCACACCGTCGTCCCGGTGGTCGACGCTCCCACGGGCGACTTCTTCTCCTCCGAGTGGCTGGAGCGGATGGCCGCCCTCACGCCGGAGCAGCGGCTCGACGCGTTCTCCCGGAAACCGCCGCGCCGACCGGCGTAG